One stretch of Gopherus flavomarginatus isolate rGopFla2 chromosome 2, rGopFla2.mat.asm, whole genome shotgun sequence DNA includes these proteins:
- the RHOBTB2 gene encoding rho-related BTB domain-containing protein 2 isoform X2 has translation MEQLQRPGSCPLRGKVLWEGHRPCRSQLMDSDMDYERPNVETIKCVVVGDNAVGKTRLICARACNATLTQYQLLATHVPTVWAIDQYRVCQEVLERSRDVVDDVSVSLRLWDTFGDHHKDRRFAYGRSDVVVLCFSIANPNSLHHVKTMWYPEIKHFCPRAPVILVGCQLDLRYADLEAVNRARRPLARPIKPNEILPPEKGREVAKELGIPYYETSVVAQFGIKDVFDNAIRAALISRRHLQFWKSHLRNVQRPLLQAPFLPPKPPPPIIMVPDPPSNNEEHPAHLLEDPLCADVILVLQEKIKIYAHKIYLSTSSSKFYDLFLMDLSEEDQQGAAGGSSRVAVSTTATERTLHQEERHHGRDFLLRAASFDICESTEEFSCSQRPPCLRPSTSDGILRGNSYEKGQHGLRRGRILSSWSRAFVSIQEEMADDPLTYKSRLMVVVKMDPSIQPGPFRAVLKYLYTGELDENERDLMHIAHIAELLEVFDLRMMVANILNNEAFMNQEITKAFHVRRTNRVKECLAKGTFSDVTFILDDGAISAHKPLLISSCDWMAAMFGGPFVESSTQEVVFPYTSKSCMRAVLEYLYTGQFSSSPDLDDMKLIILANRLCLPHLVALTEQYMVAGLMEASQMLVDIDGDVLVFLELAQFHCAYQLADWCLHHICTNYNNVCRKFPRDMKAMSAENQEYFEKHRWPPVWYLKEEDHYQRAKKEREKEDYLHQKRQPKRRWLFWNTSSSPSASPSSSAATASSSSSSSSSSSSAVV, from the exons ATGGAGCAACTCCAACGGCCTGGCAGCTGCCCCCTCCGTGGGAAAGTtctctgggagggacacagaccATGCAG GTCCCAGTTAATGGATTCTGACATGGATTATGAGAGGCCAAACGTAGAAACTATCAAGTGCGTCGTGGTTGGGGACAACGCGGTGGGCAAGACTCGGCTCATTTGCGCCCGCGCCTGCAATGCCACGCTGACCCAGTACCAGCTTCTCGCCACCCACGTGCCCACGGTCTGGGCCATTGACCAGTATCGTGTTTGCCAGGAG GTGCTGGAGCGCTCCCGAGATGTGGTGGATGATGTTAGTGTGTCCTTGCGCCTCTGGGATACCTTTGGGGACCACCACAAAGATAGACGCTTTGCTTACGGAAG GTCTGATGTTGTGGTTTTATGCTTCTCCATTGCTAACCCGAACTCCCTGCACCATGTTAAGACCATGTGGTATCCAGAGATCAAGCACTTCTGCCCCCGAGCACCTGTCATCCTGGTGGGCTGCCAGCTTGACCTTCGCTATGCCGACCTGGAAGCAGTCAATCGAGCCAGACGACCCTTGGCCAG GCCAATCAAACCTAATGAGATTCTGCCAccagagaaggggagggaggtGGCCAAGGAGCTGGGCATCCCCTATTACGAGACCAGCGTGGTAGCCCAATTCGGTATCAAGGATGTCTTTGACAACGCCATCCGGGCTGCCCTTATCTCCCGCCGGCACCTGCAGTTCTGGAAGTCCCACCTCCGCAACGTCCAGAGGCCACTGCTCCAGGCCCCTTTCCTGCCTCCCAAGCCACCCCCACCCATCATCATGGTCCCAGACCCCCCTTCCAACAATGAGGAGCACCCAGCCCACCTGCTGGAGGACCCACTGTGTGCAGATGTCATTCTGGTGCTGCAAGAGAAGATCAAAATCTATGCCCACAAGATCTacctctccacctcctcctccaagtTCTACGACCTGTTCCTGATGGACCTGAGTGAGGaggaccagcagggggcagctgggggcagtTCCAGGGTTGCCGTCTCCACCACTGCCACCGAGCGGACACtgcaccaggaggagaggcaccATGGGCGTGACTTCCTCCTCCGAGCTGCCAGCTTCGACATCTGCGAAAGCACCGAGGAGTTCAGCTGCAGCCAGCGTCCACCGTGCCTTAGACCCTCCACCAGCGACGGGATCCTGCGAGGCAACAGCTACGAGAAAGGGCAGCACGGGCTGAGGCGGGGGAGGATCCTGTCTTCCTGGAGCCGTGCCTTCGTCAGCATCCAGGAAGAGATGGCCGACGACCCCCTGACCTACAAATCCCGGCTTATGGTGGTGGTGAAGATGGACCCTTCCATCCAGCCCGGACCCTTCCGGGCGGTGCTCAAGTACCTGTACACGGGGGAGCTGGACGAGAACGAGCGGGACCTCATGCACATTGCCCATATCGCTGAGCTGCTGGAGGTCTTCGACCTCAGGATGATGGTGGCCAACATCCTGAACAACGAGGCGTTCATGAACCAGGAGATCACCAAAGCCTTTCACGTCAGGAGGACCAATCGTGTGAAGGAGTGCCTGGCCAAAGGGACTTTCTCTG ATGTCACCTTCATCCTGGACGATGGTGCTATTAGTGCCCACAAGCCCTTGCTCATCTCCAGCTGCGACTGGATGGCTGCTATGTTCGGGGGTCCTTTTGTTGAGAGCTCCACCCAAGAG GTGGTGTTCCCTTACACCAGTAAGAGCTGCATGCGGGCTGTTCTTGAGTACCTGTACACTGGCCAGTTCAGCTCCAGCCCGGACCTCGACGACATGAAGCTCATCATCCTGGCCAATCGGCTGTGTCTGCCACACCTGGTGGCTCTCACAG AGCAGTACATGGTGGCGGGCCTGATGGAGGCATCGCAGATGTTGGTGGATATCGATGGGGACGTCCTCGTGTTCCTGGAATTGGCGCAG ttcCACTGTGCGTACCAGCTTGCAGACTGGTGCCTTCATCACATTTGCACCAACTACAACAATGTCTGTCGGAAGTTCCCCCGGGATATGAAGGCCATGTCAGCAG AGAACCAGGAGTACTTTGAGAAGCACCGCTGGCCGCCGGTCTGGTACCTGAAGGAAGAGGATCACTACCAGCGGGCCAAGAAGGAGCGCGAGAAGGAAGACTACCTCCACCAGAAACGGCAGCCCAAGAGGAGGTGGCTTTTCTGGAACACATCCTCGTCCCCTTCTGCCTCCCCTTCCTCATCAGCAGccacagcctcctcctcctcctcttcatcgtCGTCGTCCTCCTCAGCTGTGGTTtga
- the RHOBTB2 gene encoding rho-related BTB domain-containing protein 2 isoform X1 has protein sequence MDSDMDYERPNVETIKCVVVGDNAVGKTRLICARACNATLTQYQLLATHVPTVWAIDQYRVCQEVLERSRDVVDDVSVSLRLWDTFGDHHKDRRFAYGRSDVVVLCFSIANPNSLHHVKTMWYPEIKHFCPRAPVILVGCQLDLRYADLEAVNRARRPLARPIKPNEILPPEKGREVAKELGIPYYETSVVAQFGIKDVFDNAIRAALISRRHLQFWKSHLRNVQRPLLQAPFLPPKPPPPIIMVPDPPSNNEEHPAHLLEDPLCADVILVLQEKIKIYAHKIYLSTSSSKFYDLFLMDLSEEDQQGAAGGSSRVAVSTTATERTLHQEERHHGRDFLLRAASFDICESTEEFSCSQRPPCLRPSTSDGILRGNSYEKGQHGLRRGRILSSWSRAFVSIQEEMADDPLTYKSRLMVVVKMDPSIQPGPFRAVLKYLYTGELDENERDLMHIAHIAELLEVFDLRMMVANILNNEAFMNQEITKAFHVRRTNRVKECLAKGTFSDVTFILDDGAISAHKPLLISSCDWMAAMFGGPFVESSTQEVVFPYTSKSCMRAVLEYLYTGQFSSSPDLDDMKLIILANRLCLPHLVALTEQYMVAGLMEASQMLVDIDGDVLVFLELAQFHCAYQLADWCLHHICTNYNNVCRKFPRDMKAMSAENQEYFEKHRWPPVWYLKEEDHYQRAKKEREKEDYLHQKRQPKRRWLFWNTSSSPSASPSSSAATASSSSSSSSSSSSAVV, from the exons ATGGATTCTGACATGGATTATGAGAGGCCAAACGTAGAAACTATCAAGTGCGTCGTGGTTGGGGACAACGCGGTGGGCAAGACTCGGCTCATTTGCGCCCGCGCCTGCAATGCCACGCTGACCCAGTACCAGCTTCTCGCCACCCACGTGCCCACGGTCTGGGCCATTGACCAGTATCGTGTTTGCCAGGAG GTGCTGGAGCGCTCCCGAGATGTGGTGGATGATGTTAGTGTGTCCTTGCGCCTCTGGGATACCTTTGGGGACCACCACAAAGATAGACGCTTTGCTTACGGAAG GTCTGATGTTGTGGTTTTATGCTTCTCCATTGCTAACCCGAACTCCCTGCACCATGTTAAGACCATGTGGTATCCAGAGATCAAGCACTTCTGCCCCCGAGCACCTGTCATCCTGGTGGGCTGCCAGCTTGACCTTCGCTATGCCGACCTGGAAGCAGTCAATCGAGCCAGACGACCCTTGGCCAG GCCAATCAAACCTAATGAGATTCTGCCAccagagaaggggagggaggtGGCCAAGGAGCTGGGCATCCCCTATTACGAGACCAGCGTGGTAGCCCAATTCGGTATCAAGGATGTCTTTGACAACGCCATCCGGGCTGCCCTTATCTCCCGCCGGCACCTGCAGTTCTGGAAGTCCCACCTCCGCAACGTCCAGAGGCCACTGCTCCAGGCCCCTTTCCTGCCTCCCAAGCCACCCCCACCCATCATCATGGTCCCAGACCCCCCTTCCAACAATGAGGAGCACCCAGCCCACCTGCTGGAGGACCCACTGTGTGCAGATGTCATTCTGGTGCTGCAAGAGAAGATCAAAATCTATGCCCACAAGATCTacctctccacctcctcctccaagtTCTACGACCTGTTCCTGATGGACCTGAGTGAGGaggaccagcagggggcagctgggggcagtTCCAGGGTTGCCGTCTCCACCACTGCCACCGAGCGGACACtgcaccaggaggagaggcaccATGGGCGTGACTTCCTCCTCCGAGCTGCCAGCTTCGACATCTGCGAAAGCACCGAGGAGTTCAGCTGCAGCCAGCGTCCACCGTGCCTTAGACCCTCCACCAGCGACGGGATCCTGCGAGGCAACAGCTACGAGAAAGGGCAGCACGGGCTGAGGCGGGGGAGGATCCTGTCTTCCTGGAGCCGTGCCTTCGTCAGCATCCAGGAAGAGATGGCCGACGACCCCCTGACCTACAAATCCCGGCTTATGGTGGTGGTGAAGATGGACCCTTCCATCCAGCCCGGACCCTTCCGGGCGGTGCTCAAGTACCTGTACACGGGGGAGCTGGACGAGAACGAGCGGGACCTCATGCACATTGCCCATATCGCTGAGCTGCTGGAGGTCTTCGACCTCAGGATGATGGTGGCCAACATCCTGAACAACGAGGCGTTCATGAACCAGGAGATCACCAAAGCCTTTCACGTCAGGAGGACCAATCGTGTGAAGGAGTGCCTGGCCAAAGGGACTTTCTCTG ATGTCACCTTCATCCTGGACGATGGTGCTATTAGTGCCCACAAGCCCTTGCTCATCTCCAGCTGCGACTGGATGGCTGCTATGTTCGGGGGTCCTTTTGTTGAGAGCTCCACCCAAGAG GTGGTGTTCCCTTACACCAGTAAGAGCTGCATGCGGGCTGTTCTTGAGTACCTGTACACTGGCCAGTTCAGCTCCAGCCCGGACCTCGACGACATGAAGCTCATCATCCTGGCCAATCGGCTGTGTCTGCCACACCTGGTGGCTCTCACAG AGCAGTACATGGTGGCGGGCCTGATGGAGGCATCGCAGATGTTGGTGGATATCGATGGGGACGTCCTCGTGTTCCTGGAATTGGCGCAG ttcCACTGTGCGTACCAGCTTGCAGACTGGTGCCTTCATCACATTTGCACCAACTACAACAATGTCTGTCGGAAGTTCCCCCGGGATATGAAGGCCATGTCAGCAG AGAACCAGGAGTACTTTGAGAAGCACCGCTGGCCGCCGGTCTGGTACCTGAAGGAAGAGGATCACTACCAGCGGGCCAAGAAGGAGCGCGAGAAGGAAGACTACCTCCACCAGAAACGGCAGCCCAAGAGGAGGTGGCTTTTCTGGAACACATCCTCGTCCCCTTCTGCCTCCCCTTCCTCATCAGCAGccacagcctcctcctcctcctcttcatcgtCGTCGTCCTCCTCAGCTGTGGTTtga
- the RHOBTB2 gene encoding rho-related BTB domain-containing protein 2 isoform X4 has protein sequence MEREIPVLRVRSQLMDSDMDYERPNVETIKCVVVGDNAVGKTRLICARACNATLTQYQLLATHVPTVWAIDQYRVCQEVLERSRDVVDDVSVSLRLWDTFGDHHKDRRFAYGRSDVVVLCFSIANPNSLHHVKTMWYPEIKHFCPRAPVILVGCQLDLRYADLEAVNRARRPLARPIKPNEILPPEKGREVAKELGIPYYETSVVAQFGIKDVFDNAIRAALISRRHLQFWKSHLRNVQRPLLQAPFLPPKPPPPIIMVPDPPSNNEEHPAHLLEDPLCADVILVLQEKIKIYAHKIYLSTSSSKFYDLFLMDLSEEDQQGAAGGSSRVAVSTTATERTLHQEERHHGRDFLLRAASFDICESTEEFSCSQRPPCLRPSTSDGILRGNSYEKGQHGLRRGRILSSWSRAFVSIQEEMADDPLTYKSRLMVVVKMDPSIQPGPFRAVLKYLYTGELDENERDLMHIAHIAELLEVFDLRMMVANILNNEAFMNQEITKAFHVRRTNRVKECLAKGTFSDVTFILDDGAISAHKPLLISSCDWMAAMFGGPFVESSTQEVVFPYTSKSCMRAVLEYLYTGQFSSSPDLDDMKLIILANRLCLPHLVALTEQYMVAGLMEASQMLVDIDGDVLVFLELAQFHCAYQLADWCLHHICTNYNNVCRKFPRDMKAMSAENQEYFEKHRWPPVWYLKEEDHYQRAKKEREKEDYLHQKRQPKRRWLFWNTSSSPSASPSSSAATASSSSSSSSSSSSAVV, from the exons GTCCCAGTTAATGGATTCTGACATGGATTATGAGAGGCCAAACGTAGAAACTATCAAGTGCGTCGTGGTTGGGGACAACGCGGTGGGCAAGACTCGGCTCATTTGCGCCCGCGCCTGCAATGCCACGCTGACCCAGTACCAGCTTCTCGCCACCCACGTGCCCACGGTCTGGGCCATTGACCAGTATCGTGTTTGCCAGGAG GTGCTGGAGCGCTCCCGAGATGTGGTGGATGATGTTAGTGTGTCCTTGCGCCTCTGGGATACCTTTGGGGACCACCACAAAGATAGACGCTTTGCTTACGGAAG GTCTGATGTTGTGGTTTTATGCTTCTCCATTGCTAACCCGAACTCCCTGCACCATGTTAAGACCATGTGGTATCCAGAGATCAAGCACTTCTGCCCCCGAGCACCTGTCATCCTGGTGGGCTGCCAGCTTGACCTTCGCTATGCCGACCTGGAAGCAGTCAATCGAGCCAGACGACCCTTGGCCAG GCCAATCAAACCTAATGAGATTCTGCCAccagagaaggggagggaggtGGCCAAGGAGCTGGGCATCCCCTATTACGAGACCAGCGTGGTAGCCCAATTCGGTATCAAGGATGTCTTTGACAACGCCATCCGGGCTGCCCTTATCTCCCGCCGGCACCTGCAGTTCTGGAAGTCCCACCTCCGCAACGTCCAGAGGCCACTGCTCCAGGCCCCTTTCCTGCCTCCCAAGCCACCCCCACCCATCATCATGGTCCCAGACCCCCCTTCCAACAATGAGGAGCACCCAGCCCACCTGCTGGAGGACCCACTGTGTGCAGATGTCATTCTGGTGCTGCAAGAGAAGATCAAAATCTATGCCCACAAGATCTacctctccacctcctcctccaagtTCTACGACCTGTTCCTGATGGACCTGAGTGAGGaggaccagcagggggcagctgggggcagtTCCAGGGTTGCCGTCTCCACCACTGCCACCGAGCGGACACtgcaccaggaggagaggcaccATGGGCGTGACTTCCTCCTCCGAGCTGCCAGCTTCGACATCTGCGAAAGCACCGAGGAGTTCAGCTGCAGCCAGCGTCCACCGTGCCTTAGACCCTCCACCAGCGACGGGATCCTGCGAGGCAACAGCTACGAGAAAGGGCAGCACGGGCTGAGGCGGGGGAGGATCCTGTCTTCCTGGAGCCGTGCCTTCGTCAGCATCCAGGAAGAGATGGCCGACGACCCCCTGACCTACAAATCCCGGCTTATGGTGGTGGTGAAGATGGACCCTTCCATCCAGCCCGGACCCTTCCGGGCGGTGCTCAAGTACCTGTACACGGGGGAGCTGGACGAGAACGAGCGGGACCTCATGCACATTGCCCATATCGCTGAGCTGCTGGAGGTCTTCGACCTCAGGATGATGGTGGCCAACATCCTGAACAACGAGGCGTTCATGAACCAGGAGATCACCAAAGCCTTTCACGTCAGGAGGACCAATCGTGTGAAGGAGTGCCTGGCCAAAGGGACTTTCTCTG ATGTCACCTTCATCCTGGACGATGGTGCTATTAGTGCCCACAAGCCCTTGCTCATCTCCAGCTGCGACTGGATGGCTGCTATGTTCGGGGGTCCTTTTGTTGAGAGCTCCACCCAAGAG GTGGTGTTCCCTTACACCAGTAAGAGCTGCATGCGGGCTGTTCTTGAGTACCTGTACACTGGCCAGTTCAGCTCCAGCCCGGACCTCGACGACATGAAGCTCATCATCCTGGCCAATCGGCTGTGTCTGCCACACCTGGTGGCTCTCACAG AGCAGTACATGGTGGCGGGCCTGATGGAGGCATCGCAGATGTTGGTGGATATCGATGGGGACGTCCTCGTGTTCCTGGAATTGGCGCAG ttcCACTGTGCGTACCAGCTTGCAGACTGGTGCCTTCATCACATTTGCACCAACTACAACAATGTCTGTCGGAAGTTCCCCCGGGATATGAAGGCCATGTCAGCAG AGAACCAGGAGTACTTTGAGAAGCACCGCTGGCCGCCGGTCTGGTACCTGAAGGAAGAGGATCACTACCAGCGGGCCAAGAAGGAGCGCGAGAAGGAAGACTACCTCCACCAGAAACGGCAGCCCAAGAGGAGGTGGCTTTTCTGGAACACATCCTCGTCCCCTTCTGCCTCCCCTTCCTCATCAGCAGccacagcctcctcctcctcctcttcatcgtCGTCGTCCTCCTCAGCTGTGGTTtga
- the RHOBTB2 gene encoding rho-related BTB domain-containing protein 2 isoform X3: MEAGAKAHHTVKKTKMYHSSSQLMDSDMDYERPNVETIKCVVVGDNAVGKTRLICARACNATLTQYQLLATHVPTVWAIDQYRVCQEVLERSRDVVDDVSVSLRLWDTFGDHHKDRRFAYGRSDVVVLCFSIANPNSLHHVKTMWYPEIKHFCPRAPVILVGCQLDLRYADLEAVNRARRPLARPIKPNEILPPEKGREVAKELGIPYYETSVVAQFGIKDVFDNAIRAALISRRHLQFWKSHLRNVQRPLLQAPFLPPKPPPPIIMVPDPPSNNEEHPAHLLEDPLCADVILVLQEKIKIYAHKIYLSTSSSKFYDLFLMDLSEEDQQGAAGGSSRVAVSTTATERTLHQEERHHGRDFLLRAASFDICESTEEFSCSQRPPCLRPSTSDGILRGNSYEKGQHGLRRGRILSSWSRAFVSIQEEMADDPLTYKSRLMVVVKMDPSIQPGPFRAVLKYLYTGELDENERDLMHIAHIAELLEVFDLRMMVANILNNEAFMNQEITKAFHVRRTNRVKECLAKGTFSDVTFILDDGAISAHKPLLISSCDWMAAMFGGPFVESSTQEVVFPYTSKSCMRAVLEYLYTGQFSSSPDLDDMKLIILANRLCLPHLVALTEQYMVAGLMEASQMLVDIDGDVLVFLELAQFHCAYQLADWCLHHICTNYNNVCRKFPRDMKAMSAENQEYFEKHRWPPVWYLKEEDHYQRAKKEREKEDYLHQKRQPKRRWLFWNTSSSPSASPSSSAATASSSSSSSSSSSSAVV; encoded by the exons GTCCCAGTTAATGGATTCTGACATGGATTATGAGAGGCCAAACGTAGAAACTATCAAGTGCGTCGTGGTTGGGGACAACGCGGTGGGCAAGACTCGGCTCATTTGCGCCCGCGCCTGCAATGCCACGCTGACCCAGTACCAGCTTCTCGCCACCCACGTGCCCACGGTCTGGGCCATTGACCAGTATCGTGTTTGCCAGGAG GTGCTGGAGCGCTCCCGAGATGTGGTGGATGATGTTAGTGTGTCCTTGCGCCTCTGGGATACCTTTGGGGACCACCACAAAGATAGACGCTTTGCTTACGGAAG GTCTGATGTTGTGGTTTTATGCTTCTCCATTGCTAACCCGAACTCCCTGCACCATGTTAAGACCATGTGGTATCCAGAGATCAAGCACTTCTGCCCCCGAGCACCTGTCATCCTGGTGGGCTGCCAGCTTGACCTTCGCTATGCCGACCTGGAAGCAGTCAATCGAGCCAGACGACCCTTGGCCAG GCCAATCAAACCTAATGAGATTCTGCCAccagagaaggggagggaggtGGCCAAGGAGCTGGGCATCCCCTATTACGAGACCAGCGTGGTAGCCCAATTCGGTATCAAGGATGTCTTTGACAACGCCATCCGGGCTGCCCTTATCTCCCGCCGGCACCTGCAGTTCTGGAAGTCCCACCTCCGCAACGTCCAGAGGCCACTGCTCCAGGCCCCTTTCCTGCCTCCCAAGCCACCCCCACCCATCATCATGGTCCCAGACCCCCCTTCCAACAATGAGGAGCACCCAGCCCACCTGCTGGAGGACCCACTGTGTGCAGATGTCATTCTGGTGCTGCAAGAGAAGATCAAAATCTATGCCCACAAGATCTacctctccacctcctcctccaagtTCTACGACCTGTTCCTGATGGACCTGAGTGAGGaggaccagcagggggcagctgggggcagtTCCAGGGTTGCCGTCTCCACCACTGCCACCGAGCGGACACtgcaccaggaggagaggcaccATGGGCGTGACTTCCTCCTCCGAGCTGCCAGCTTCGACATCTGCGAAAGCACCGAGGAGTTCAGCTGCAGCCAGCGTCCACCGTGCCTTAGACCCTCCACCAGCGACGGGATCCTGCGAGGCAACAGCTACGAGAAAGGGCAGCACGGGCTGAGGCGGGGGAGGATCCTGTCTTCCTGGAGCCGTGCCTTCGTCAGCATCCAGGAAGAGATGGCCGACGACCCCCTGACCTACAAATCCCGGCTTATGGTGGTGGTGAAGATGGACCCTTCCATCCAGCCCGGACCCTTCCGGGCGGTGCTCAAGTACCTGTACACGGGGGAGCTGGACGAGAACGAGCGGGACCTCATGCACATTGCCCATATCGCTGAGCTGCTGGAGGTCTTCGACCTCAGGATGATGGTGGCCAACATCCTGAACAACGAGGCGTTCATGAACCAGGAGATCACCAAAGCCTTTCACGTCAGGAGGACCAATCGTGTGAAGGAGTGCCTGGCCAAAGGGACTTTCTCTG ATGTCACCTTCATCCTGGACGATGGTGCTATTAGTGCCCACAAGCCCTTGCTCATCTCCAGCTGCGACTGGATGGCTGCTATGTTCGGGGGTCCTTTTGTTGAGAGCTCCACCCAAGAG GTGGTGTTCCCTTACACCAGTAAGAGCTGCATGCGGGCTGTTCTTGAGTACCTGTACACTGGCCAGTTCAGCTCCAGCCCGGACCTCGACGACATGAAGCTCATCATCCTGGCCAATCGGCTGTGTCTGCCACACCTGGTGGCTCTCACAG AGCAGTACATGGTGGCGGGCCTGATGGAGGCATCGCAGATGTTGGTGGATATCGATGGGGACGTCCTCGTGTTCCTGGAATTGGCGCAG ttcCACTGTGCGTACCAGCTTGCAGACTGGTGCCTTCATCACATTTGCACCAACTACAACAATGTCTGTCGGAAGTTCCCCCGGGATATGAAGGCCATGTCAGCAG AGAACCAGGAGTACTTTGAGAAGCACCGCTGGCCGCCGGTCTGGTACCTGAAGGAAGAGGATCACTACCAGCGGGCCAAGAAGGAGCGCGAGAAGGAAGACTACCTCCACCAGAAACGGCAGCCCAAGAGGAGGTGGCTTTTCTGGAACACATCCTCGTCCCCTTCTGCCTCCCCTTCCTCATCAGCAGccacagcctcctcctcctcctcttcatcgtCGTCGTCCTCCTCAGCTGTGGTTtga